A single genomic interval of Anthonomus grandis grandis chromosome 17, icAntGran1.3, whole genome shotgun sequence harbors:
- the LOC126746316 gene encoding uncharacterized protein LOC126746316, with protein sequence MSKEKECLREFIELYKSFPCLWKVKSKEYSDRNAKNQPYEILIEKLQTFNPEANRENVGKKINSLRTTYKKELKKVLDSERSGAGEEDIYVPHLWYYDMMNFIRDQETPRNTKSNIEDMQLSYLEGFNSVSN encoded by the exons ATGTCGAAAGAAAAGGAGTGTCTCCGTGAGTTTATCGAGCTATATAAATCGTTTCCGTGTCTATGGAAAGTAAAGAGTAAGGAATACAGTGatcgaaatgcaaaaaatcaaCCCTAcgaaattttaatagaaaaactgCAGACATTTAACCCAGAGGCTAACAGAGAGAAtgttgggaaaaaaattaattcgctACGTACCACATACAAGAAGGAACTAAAAAAAGTGCTGGACTCCGAGCGATCAGGTGCAGGAGAAGAGGACATTTACGTACCCCACTTATGGTACTATGATatgatgaattttataagggATCAGGAAACTCCCAGAAATACAAAATCGAATATTGAAGATATGCAG tTAAGTTATCTTGAAGGATTTAACTCAGTATCAAATTGA